Proteins from a single region of Crassaminicella profunda:
- the mraY gene encoding phospho-N-acetylmuramoyl-pentapeptide-transferase: MIHYQQLIIMIIFSFLSTLILGPIVIPILRRLKVGQSIRDEGPKSHMSKSGTPTMGGLIMIAAICITTLTSGNVNRDLYVILFATISFGLIGFIDDFIKVVLKRNLGLKAYQKLIGQIIVAVLIALYQSSISQYGTKILVPFINQYLDLGVLYIPFIVTVMVATANSVNLTDGLDGLAAGVTLIVSSFFSLVAMNWGYPSIAVFCGALTGACLGFLRFNAYPAKVFMGDTGSMALGGAVAAIAILMNLTLLIPIVGGIYFAEALSVIMQVTSFKLTGKRIFKMSPLHHHFELTGWKETKVVIVFWSVTLLLCIIGLFSLN, encoded by the coding sequence ATGATACATTATCAACAACTAATTATAATGATTATATTCTCATTTCTTAGTACACTTATTTTAGGACCTATCGTAATACCTATATTACGTAGATTAAAGGTAGGACAAAGTATAAGGGATGAGGGACCAAAATCTCATATGTCTAAATCAGGAACACCTACAATGGGTGGGTTAATTATGATTGCTGCTATTTGCATCACTACCTTAACTTCAGGGAATGTAAACAGGGATTTATATGTTATTTTGTTTGCTACAATTTCATTTGGGCTTATAGGATTTATAGATGATTTTATAAAAGTAGTGCTAAAAAGGAATTTAGGACTTAAAGCATATCAAAAATTGATAGGTCAGATTATTGTTGCTGTACTCATTGCCTTATATCAGTCATCTATATCTCAGTACGGAACGAAAATATTGGTTCCTTTTATCAATCAATACTTGGATTTAGGGGTTCTTTATATTCCGTTTATTGTGACAGTTATGGTGGCAACTGCAAATAGTGTAAATTTAACAGATGGTTTGGATGGATTGGCAGCAGGTGTTACTTTGATCGTTTCTTCTTTTTTTAGTTTAGTAGCTATGAATTGGGGGTATCCTAGTATTGCAGTATTTTGTGGAGCTTTAACAGGTGCTTGTTTAGGTTTTTTAAGATTTAATGCTTACCCGGCAAAAGTATTTATGGGAGATACTGGATCTATGGCACTAGGTGGTGCTGTTGCAGCTATTGCAATATTAATGAATCTAACCCTTTTAATTCCTATTGTTGGAGGAATTTATTTTGCAGAAGCATTATCTGTAATTATGCAAGTAACCTCTTTTAAGCTAACAGGAAAAAGAATTTTTAAAATGAGTCCACTCCATCATCATTTTGAACTAACGGGATGGAAAGAAACAAAGGTTGTTATTGTATTTTGGTCTGTTACCTTATTATTATGTATAATAGGATTGTTTAGTTTAAATTAA